The following are encoded together in the Oncorhynchus gorbuscha isolate QuinsamMale2020 ecotype Even-year linkage group LG03, OgorEven_v1.0, whole genome shotgun sequence genome:
- the LOC124031778 gene encoding transmembrane protein 115-like, producing the protein MNRYLPVARQHFLGALTNTSVVVKSISAIVLLLYLLSWAVDTPYALGVTPGYLFPPNFWIWTLVTHAVVEQHVWGLVANVGTVMACGRLLEPLWGALELLIFFAVVNISAGLLAGLSYLLTYVATFDLDYLFAVRVHGAPAFLGGVLVALKQTMGDTTVLRVPQVRLKASPALVLLCLALLRLSGLLENAAPLAAYSFGALAGWVYLRFYQRHSRGRGDMSDHFAFASFFPEVVQPVVGLLAGLVHAALVKIKVCRKMVKRYDVGAPSSITISLPGVDPQDTERRRQLALKALNERLKKVEDQSAWPSMDDEEDDDEDEVRADTPLLSGHERTSPVGGSNGSQNTTGQESSIISFEDAPSSS; encoded by the exons ATGAATCGCTATCTGCCAGTTGCACGACAGCACTTCTTGGGTGCATTAACCAACACCAGCGTTGTGGTGAAGTCCATAAGTGCCATAGTGCTACTTCTGTATCTGCTCTCTTGGGCAGTTGACACTCCATACGCCCTGGGTGTGACGCCTGGCTATCTCTTCCCCCCTAACTTCTGGATCTGGACCCTGGTGACCCATGCTGTGGTGGAGCAGCATGTGTGGGGATTGGTGGCCAATGTTGGGACTGTCATGGCCTGTGGCCGGCTGTTGGAGCCTCTGTGGGGCGCCTTGGAGCTGCTAATCTTTTTTGCCGTGGTCAACATCTCTGCAGGCCTCCTGGCGGGCCTCTCCTATTTGCTCACGTACGTCGCCACCTTTGACCTGGACTACTTGTTTGCTGTGCGAGTCCATGGGGCACCAGCTTTCCTCGGGGGGGTGTTGGTGGCCCTCAAGCAGACCATGGGGGACACGACTGTGCTGCGGGTTCCACAGGTGAGGCTCAAAGCGTCCCCGGCGCTGGTCCTCCTCTGCCTGGCCCTGCTACGCCTCTCTGGCCTGCTGGAGAATGCTGCACCACTGGCGGCCTACAGCTTTGGCGCCCTggcaggctgggtctacctgcgCTTCTACCAGAGGCACAGCCGGGGCCGTGGGGACATGTCAGACCACTTTGCCTTTGCCTCATTCTTCCCTGAAGTGGTGCAGCCAGTGGTGGGGCTGCTGGCTGGCCTGGTGCACGCAGCCCTGGTGAAGATCAAGGTGTGCAGGAAGATGGTGAAACGCTATGACGTCGGGGCACCTTCCTCCATCACCATCAGTCTGCCGGGGGTGGATCCCCaggacacagagaggaggag GCAGTTGGCGCTGAAGGCCCTGAACGAGCGACTGAAGAAGGTGGAGGACCAGTCGGCCTGGCCGAGCATGGATGACGAAGAGGACGACGATGAGGACGAGGTCCGGGCCGACACCCCGCTGCTCTCTGGACATGAGAGAACCTCGCCAGTAGGGGGGTCTAATGGTTCCCAGAACACCACGGGACAGGAGTCCAGCATCATCAGCTTTGAGGACGCTCCCTCCAGCTCATAa